The DNA segment GTAGAGTTTTATGAATCAGATAAAATTACACCAATTAATAGAAAAAATCACACTATTATTTGTGGATACTCTATTTTAGGAAGAATTATTGCCCATGAACTTATGAAAGAGGGAAGATCTTTTGTAATTATCTCAGATAACCTAAAACACGTTTTATTAGCAAGAAAAAATGGTTATATGGCATATTTTGGACACCTTGAAAAACTGCCAGTTATGGAATCACTTAGAGTTGATGAAGCCTCTGATATTATCATTACTTTAAATAATCTAACACAAAAAAGACTTGTGTGTGAGGCGATATTAAACTATAGAAGTGATGCAAAACTAATTGTAAAGATTGATTCACTAGATGAGAAAAAAGAGTTAAAAGATCTAAATATTGCTCACTATGTTCACTCTCAACTTGAAACTGCAAATCTAATGATTGAAAAGAGTTTAAATATAAATGCAGAAGATAAAAAAGAGCAAAATTAATTGCTCTTTTCTCTACTATGAAGGACGTTTAATTAGTAGGTAATGAAATTATAATTGATTAGCGTTGCAAAAGAGTAGCATTGAAAAAAATTTAACAATATTTAATTGATTTTTCTATAAAATACAAAAATTGTTAGGAGCACTTTTGTATTCAAAAGAACTAAATTCTATAAAAAAATCCAACCGTTTTAGAACTAGAGAACTCTATGATGAAAATCTAATCGACTTAGCATCAAACGACTATTTGGGACTAACTGCAAATAAAGAACTTTTCCAAAATGCTTACCAAAGAGTTTTAAAAAATAGTTACACTGCACCAAAAGCCTCTATGCTTGTAAATGGTTACTCAACCATTCATAAAGAGTTTGAAGATGCACTAAAAGAGGCAAATAGTTTTGAAGATGCCTTAATAGTTGGGAGTGGTTTTTTAGCAAATCTATCTATGATTGAAGCCCTTGTAAGAAAAGGTGATACTCTGTTTATAGATGAAGAGTACCATGCAAGTGGAATGGTTGCAACAAGGCTTTTAAGTAAAAATCAGGTTGTGATATTTAAACATAATGATACAAAAGATCTTTTAGAGAAAATATCAAATATTAAAACAAAAGGAAGAAAAATCATTGCCATTGAGGGTGTTTATTCTATGGGTGGAGATTTGGCTTCAAAAGAGATATTTGATATTGCAAATGAATATGATGCTTTATTAATAGTTGATGAGGCGCACTCTTCTGGAGTAATAGGAGAAAATCTTCTTGGAATATTTGATTATTATGGCATAACTCCAAAAGAGAATCATATAAAAATGGGAACTTTAGGAAAAGCCTATGGAAGTTATGGGGCATATATTCTTGCAAGTTCAAATATTATTGCTTTTTTATTAAATAGAGCAAAAGCAGTTATATATACAACCGCACCTTCACTATTTGATACAGCATTAGGTTTAGAGTCTTTAAAGTTTATTCAAAAAAACAAAAAACTTATAAAAAATAGAATCACTTCAAATTTAAAGGTGATAAAAGAGTCTTTGGGTATAACTTCAAATAGTTTAATCATTCCAATTGAAATTGGTGACAATAAAAAAGTTATTACAATTCAACAAAAATTAAAAAAAGATGGATATTTAGTTGGTGCAATTAGACAACCAACTGTAAAAAATGCCATAATTAGGCTAATTGCAAAAATAGATATAAGTGCAGAGCAGTTAGAAAAAGTTTGTAAAAAATTAGAGGAATTAAGATGATTCTTACAGAATTAATCAAGGGTAATGAAAATTTTAGAAAAAATAGTTTTATTGAGCTTGAAGAGGATTTAAAAAACCTAGTTATACATGGTCAAAAACCTGAAGTGATGTTTATTGGGTGTTCTGATAGTAGAGTAACTCCTGATTTAATGTTAGGAACTAAACCTGGGGATATGTTTATTCTAAGAAATGTTGGTAATTTTGTTCCCCCTTTTAAACATGATGAAGATTTCCACGGAAGTGCCGCTGCTATTGAGTACGCAATAGCTGTTTTAAAGGTTAAACATATTATTATTTGTGGACATTCTCACTGTGGTGCTTGTAAAAGTTTATATGATGATATTCCAGATGATGGATCATTTATTCATATAAAAACCTGGTTGACTCTTGGTGCAAAGGCAAAAGAGAGAACTTTAAAAAATAAAAAGTTTACCACAAAAGAAGAGATGTATAGAGCAACAGAGAGAAACTCTATTAGACATCAATTGGAAAACCTTCTTACCTATCCTGATGTTGCAAAACTTTGCAATGATGGCAAACTAAAGGTTCATGGCTGGTATTATGATATTGAGACAGCACAGATTGATTATTATGATAAAAGAGATGATAAATTTAAACCATTAAATGAGATGACCTATGAAAAAGAGTGAAATAGAAGTTAGAAAATTACCTAAAAAAAGTATTATTACCATTATTATAATGTCAGTTATTATAGTAATCGGTTTTACGTTTGAAGTTTTTACAATTAATTTGAAAATGGAAGAGGTGCTAGCAGATTTAGGGCATAAACACATTTCTAACATAAAAGTTGTAAATAAGATGAGAGTTGAAGATAATGAGACTAGATTAAAAAGTACTGTATACAAAGTTACGTTCTTTGATGATGATTTAAAAAAAGAGTGTATAGGATTTGTTCATAGAAGTAACCATGGAGAATACAGCAAAGATATAGATTGTAATTAAAAAGAAGATAAGATGAGTTTATTAGAAAAATTTGA comes from the Halarcobacter ebronensis genome and includes:
- a CDS encoding carbonic anhydrase; the encoded protein is MILTELIKGNENFRKNSFIELEEDLKNLVIHGQKPEVMFIGCSDSRVTPDLMLGTKPGDMFILRNVGNFVPPFKHDEDFHGSAAAIEYAIAVLKVKHIIICGHSHCGACKSLYDDIPDDGSFIHIKTWLTLGAKAKERTLKNKKFTTKEEMYRATERNSIRHQLENLLTYPDVAKLCNDGKLKVHGWYYDIETAQIDYYDKRDDKFKPLNEMTYEKE
- a CDS encoding aminotransferase class I/II-fold pyridoxal phosphate-dependent enzyme yields the protein MYSKELNSIKKSNRFRTRELYDENLIDLASNDYLGLTANKELFQNAYQRVLKNSYTAPKASMLVNGYSTIHKEFEDALKEANSFEDALIVGSGFLANLSMIEALVRKGDTLFIDEEYHASGMVATRLLSKNQVVIFKHNDTKDLLEKISNIKTKGRKIIAIEGVYSMGGDLASKEIFDIANEYDALLIVDEAHSSGVIGENLLGIFDYYGITPKENHIKMGTLGKAYGSYGAYILASSNIIAFLLNRAKAVIYTTAPSLFDTALGLESLKFIQKNKKLIKNRITSNLKVIKESLGITSNSLIIPIEIGDNKKVITIQQKLKKDGYLVGAIRQPTVKNAIIRLIAKIDISAEQLEKVCKKLEELR